Proteins from one Deinococcus sp. AB2017081 genomic window:
- the trmB gene encoding tRNA (guanine(46)-N(7))-methyltransferase TrmB yields the protein MIFRLGDFHVPDDAARLYPHTPGRPWVLEVGFGDGRFWPAYARTLPEVPNYLGVELSGVSLLKAHRRLRDAGLDNAVLTKLPADVLIREVIPHGALDAIIVNFPDPWPKAGHTDHRLLRVPFFQLAASRLKPGGRVLLTTDHDEYFEFALEQARASGVMDVQTGDPPPAALETKYALKWRDLGLGAHHASFTPTAHRPVPHGDVYPYPEDESTVPHAVLTLPQTFAPTAFEKVTQRSPQAGWTVILLDLYQGLRRDGWVALAHVVEGDLTQEVLIGITAREDGSYLVRLAKFGGPIITPGVKAAVGTVTEWLEGQGAVVRHRGY from the coding sequence ATGATCTTCCGTCTGGGCGACTTCCACGTTCCGGACGACGCGGCCCGCCTGTACCCCCATACGCCGGGGCGGCCGTGGGTGCTGGAGGTGGGGTTCGGCGACGGCCGCTTCTGGCCCGCGTATGCCCGCACCCTGCCCGAGGTGCCGAACTATCTGGGCGTGGAACTGTCGGGCGTGTCGCTCCTCAAGGCGCACCGCCGCCTGAGGGACGCGGGCCTGGACAACGCCGTCCTGACCAAGCTGCCCGCCGACGTGCTGATCCGCGAGGTCATCCCGCACGGAGCACTGGACGCCATCATCGTGAACTTTCCCGATCCGTGGCCCAAGGCCGGGCACACCGATCACCGCCTGCTGCGTGTGCCGTTCTTCCAGCTGGCCGCCAGCCGCCTGAAGCCCGGTGGCCGCGTGCTGCTCACCACCGACCACGACGAGTATTTCGAGTTCGCACTGGAACAGGCCCGTGCCAGCGGTGTCATGGACGTGCAGACCGGTGATCCGCCCCCGGCCGCGCTGGAGACCAAGTACGCCCTGAAGTGGCGAGATCTGGGGCTCGGTGCCCACCACGCCAGCTTCACGCCCACCGCTCATCGGCCCGTGCCACACGGCGACGTGTACCCCTACCCGGAGGACGAATCCACCGTGCCCCACGCTGTCCTGACCCTGCCCCAGACCTTCGCCCCCACCGCCTTCGAGAAGGTCACACAGCGCAGCCCCCAGGCGGGCTGGACCGTGATCCTGCTCGACCTGTACCAGGGCCTGCGCCGCGACGGCTGGGTCGCCCTGGCACACGTCGTCGAGGGCGACCTGACCCAGGAAGTCCTGATCGGCATCACCGCCCGCGAGGACGGCTCGTATCTGGTGCGGCTCGCCAAATTTGGAGGCCCGATCATCACGCCCGGCGTGAAGGCCGCCGTGGGCACGGTGACCGAGTGGCTGGAGGGGCAGGGCGCCGTGGTGCGGCACCGGGGGTACTGA
- a CDS encoding class I SAM-dependent methyltransferase: MPDDLAFRLEPLSTIIPALRRALWERGEVTFTVPDPDAGLGLYAGEMTPHGIHRPWAVWTEMADLLGAHLLTPERAAPGHVRVRLRTWAARPEPDAAGYGAGGDWARVDKLEDPTFLLSFVEALRRVNPPPGGRVLVLGVNRGRELDALPLAFPERVFEVHGVDLDASALELARARHPDATFHTLDVTTLPRPELGTFDVVIALSLLQSPGIRQDVLLAALRRHHLTPTGGLILGYPNARYRDGTLSPGARVRNFARPDHSLLMADVTGARRGLHGRGFKVFVTGRHEILVTAIPAGTTTPRNLEL; this comes from the coding sequence ATGCCTGACGATCTTGCCTTCCGTCTTGAACCGCTCTCGACCATCATTCCTGCCCTGCGACGTGCCCTGTGGGAGAGGGGCGAGGTGACGTTCACCGTGCCTGATCCGGACGCCGGGCTGGGCCTGTATGCGGGCGAGATGACTCCACACGGCATCCACCGGCCGTGGGCCGTGTGGACAGAGATGGCCGATCTGCTGGGGGCCCACCTGCTCACGCCAGAGCGGGCCGCGCCTGGGCACGTCCGGGTGCGTCTGCGGACATGGGCGGCCCGTCCAGAACCCGACGCGGCCGGGTACGGGGCAGGCGGCGACTGGGCACGGGTGGACAAGCTGGAAGATCCGACCTTCCTGCTGAGTTTCGTGGAGGCCCTGCGGCGCGTGAATCCCCCACCTGGCGGCCGGGTGCTGGTACTGGGCGTGAATCGCGGCCGCGAACTGGACGCCCTGCCGCTCGCCTTCCCGGAGCGCGTCTTTGAGGTTCACGGCGTGGATCTGGATGCCTCGGCGCTGGAGCTGGCCCGTGCCCGCCACCCGGACGCCACCTTTCACACGCTGGACGTGACCACGCTGCCCCGCCCGGAGCTCGGCACCTTCGACGTGGTGATCGCCCTGAGCCTGCTCCAGAGCCCTGGTATCCGGCAGGACGTGCTGCTCGCCGCGCTGCGCCGCCACCACCTGACCCCCACGGGCGGCCTGATCCTGGGCTATCCGAACGCCCGCTACCGCGACGGCACCCTGAGCCCGGGGGCACGGGTACGGAACTTCGCGCGGCCTGACCACAGCCTGCTCATGGCCGACGTGACCGGGGCGCGGCGCGGCCTGCACGGGCGCGGCTTCAAGGTCTTCGTGACCGGCCGGCACGAGATCCTGGTGACGGCGATTCCTGCGGGCACGACCACGCCCCGGAACCTGGAGCTGTAG
- a CDS encoding GH1 family beta-glucosidase: MAHFPTGFVWGAATASYQIEGAVHEGGRGASIWDTFAHTPGRVKAGDTGDVACDHYHRFREDVALMRALGLGAYRFSVAWPRVQPDGRGRANEAGLTFYDRLVDELLGADLQPWVTLYHWDLPQALEDRGGWMNRDTAHRFEEYAFMVGERLSDRVTGFMTLNEPYIHFLHGYALGNHAPGRTLGVHAFPAAHHQLLGHGLAVRALREAGANMVGIANNHAPAWPAGDRDEDLDAANRMDALHNHLFTDPLIRGEYPALALDILQGTDPALLEVIRPGDLSVIAAPLDFLGVNYDRPDSVRADPTGPFGVSLGRIPDREYTASGWPVVPEGLTQTLTGLKARYGDTCPPLYVTRSGCSVADVIDVDGRVRDDLRIRYHEAHLEAVRDAITQGAGVRGYFAWSLLDNFEWAEGYSQRFGLVHVDFATQVRTPKDSYHWFQSFLREQA, translated from the coding sequence ATGGCGCACTTTCCGACCGGGTTCGTGTGGGGCGCGGCCACCGCGTCGTACCAGATTGAGGGGGCCGTGCACGAGGGCGGGCGCGGCGCGAGCATCTGGGACACCTTCGCGCACACGCCGGGCCGGGTGAAGGCCGGCGACACCGGCGACGTGGCCTGCGACCACTACCACCGCTTCCGCGAGGACGTGGCCCTGATGAGGGCCCTCGGGCTGGGAGCGTACCGGTTCAGCGTCGCGTGGCCGCGCGTGCAGCCGGACGGGCGGGGCCGGGCAAACGAGGCGGGCCTGACCTTCTACGACCGCCTGGTGGACGAGCTGCTGGGGGCCGATCTCCAGCCGTGGGTGACGCTGTACCACTGGGATCTGCCGCAGGCGCTGGAGGATCGCGGCGGGTGGATGAACCGCGACACGGCCCACCGCTTCGAGGAGTACGCGTTCATGGTGGGCGAGCGCCTGTCGGACCGCGTGACCGGCTTCATGACCCTGAACGAGCCATACATTCACTTCCTGCACGGGTACGCCCTGGGAAACCACGCGCCGGGGCGCACGCTGGGGGTGCACGCCTTCCCGGCGGCGCATCACCAGCTGCTCGGGCACGGGCTGGCCGTGCGGGCGCTGCGCGAGGCGGGCGCGAACATGGTCGGGATCGCCAACAACCATGCTCCCGCGTGGCCTGCGGGCGACCGCGACGAGGATCTGGACGCCGCCAACCGCATGGACGCCCTGCACAACCACCTGTTCACCGATCCGCTGATCCGGGGGGAGTACCCGGCGCTGGCGCTGGACATCCTCCAGGGCACCGATCCGGCGCTGCTGGAGGTGATCCGCCCCGGCGACCTGAGCGTGATCGCCGCGCCGCTGGACTTTCTGGGCGTGAATTACGACCGGCCCGACTCCGTGAGGGCCGACCCTACGGGGCCGTTCGGCGTGTCCCTGGGCCGGATTCCCGACCGGGAGTACACGGCGTCCGGGTGGCCGGTCGTGCCCGAGGGCCTGACCCAGACCCTGACCGGCCTGAAGGCCCGCTACGGCGACACCTGCCCGCCCCTGTACGTCACCAGGAGCGGCTGTTCCGTGGCCGATGTCATTGACGTTGACGGCCGCGTGCGCGACGATCTCCGTATCCGCTACCACGAGGCGCACCTGGAGGCCGTGCGGGACGCCATCACGCAGGGGGCCGGCGTGCGCGGGTACTTCGCGTGGTCACTGCTCGACAACTTCGAGTGGGCCGAGGGCTACAGCCAGCGCTTCGGGCTGGTGCATGTGGACTTCGCCACGCAGGTGCGCACCCCCAAGGACAGTTACCACTGGTTCCAGTCCTTCCTGCGGGAGCAGGCGTAG
- the phoU gene encoding phosphate signaling complex protein PhoU — MREALETDLRAVLNGALNMLATVERMLPVAADVLLHENVERLDEVRAMDREVDAQEAQIEAECLRIIALHQPVARDLRMVALILKSLSDIERMGDYVVHVAKDGAELAQAPALKRYVNLARMLERLGEMSQNLRTAIAERDVARAEATTQMDDEVDDLYEQIQRELVTYMLEDPRNISKALMLMRVGRSLERVGDHMENVSERVRYWVTGQREA; from the coding sequence ATGCGTGAAGCCCTTGAAACTGACCTGAGAGCCGTCCTGAACGGTGCCCTGAACATGCTCGCCACGGTCGAGCGCATGCTGCCGGTGGCGGCCGATGTGCTGCTGCACGAGAACGTGGAGCGCCTGGACGAGGTCAGGGCCATGGACCGCGAGGTGGACGCCCAGGAAGCGCAGATCGAGGCCGAGTGCCTGCGGATCATCGCCCTGCACCAGCCGGTCGCGCGCGACCTGCGGATGGTCGCCCTGATCCTCAAGAGCCTGTCGGACATCGAGCGCATGGGCGACTACGTGGTGCATGTCGCCAAGGACGGTGCGGAACTGGCCCAGGCCCCGGCCCTGAAACGCTACGTGAACCTGGCCCGCATGCTGGAGCGCCTGGGTGAGATGAGCCAGAACCTCCGCACCGCCATCGCCGAGCGGGACGTGGCGCGGGCCGAGGCGACCACCCAGATGGACGACGAGGTCGACGACCTGTACGAGCAGATCCAGCGCGAACTCGTGACCTACATGCTCGAAGATCCCCGCAACATCAGCAAGGCGCTGATGCTTATGCGGGTGGGCCGCTCGCTGGAGCGCGTGGGCGACCACATGGAAAACGTCTCCGAGCGCGTGCGGTACTGGGTGACCGGCCAGCGCGAGGCGTAG
- a CDS encoding sensor histidine kinase, which translates to MWMDALPQAVILTRDGAVTRVNAAAARLWGVTQDRAVGRPVLEVVRRHTLEALLERGGELELEVSGRTLRCTATRDGADGALIVEDVTDHRRREAELREATAVLSHEFRTPVAALRGVLEALEYDMPPELSQNFVRQGLQETERLARLVEDLAVGFRPTRARTLALAEAFTRAERLLAPELLARQAALSFGTDYLVRADPDKLLQVLLNLVENALKYGPAGRPVDVQTAGRGTWVEVCVLDDGAPLSDTDGLFRAHTRGAAATGQGSGMGLYIVRSIVQGWGGQAWAERRDNRNAFCFTLPGVGGLGS; encoded by the coding sequence ATGTGGATGGACGCGCTGCCGCAGGCCGTGATCCTGACCCGGGATGGGGCCGTGACCCGCGTGAACGCCGCCGCTGCGCGGCTGTGGGGGGTGACGCAGGATCGCGCCGTCGGTCGCCCGGTGCTGGAGGTCGTGCGCCGGCACACGCTGGAAGCGCTGCTGGAACGTGGCGGCGAACTGGAACTGGAGGTCTCGGGGCGCACGCTGCGCTGCACCGCCACCCGTGACGGCGCGGACGGCGCCCTGATCGTGGAGGACGTCACCGATCACCGTCGCCGCGAGGCCGAGCTGCGCGAGGCGACGGCCGTCCTGAGCCACGAGTTCCGCACGCCGGTCGCCGCGCTGCGCGGTGTGCTGGAGGCGCTGGAATACGACATGCCGCCGGAGCTGTCGCAGAACTTCGTGCGCCAGGGCCTCCAGGAGACCGAGCGGCTGGCCCGGCTGGTCGAGGACCTGGCCGTGGGATTCCGGCCCACGCGGGCACGTACCCTGGCCCTGGCCGAGGCCTTCACGCGGGCCGAGCGGCTGCTGGCCCCCGAGCTGCTGGCGCGGCAGGCGGCCCTGAGCTTCGGCACGGACTACCTGGTGCGGGCCGATCCCGACAAGCTGCTGCAGGTGCTGCTGAACCTCGTCGAGAACGCCCTGAAGTACGGCCCGGCGGGGCGGCCGGTAGACGTGCAGACCGCCGGTCGCGGCACCTGGGTCGAGGTGTGCGTGCTGGATGACGGCGCGCCGCTGTCGGACACCGACGGCCTGTTCCGGGCCCACACGCGCGGCGCAGCCGCGACCGGACAGGGCAGCGGCATGGGCCTGTACATCGTGCGGAGCATCGTGCAGGGCTGGGGGGGGCAGGCGTGGGCGGAACGGCGGGACAACCGCAACGCCTTCTGCTTCACGCTGCCCGGCGTGGGCGGACTGGGGAGCTGA
- a CDS encoding response regulator transcription factor codes for MSHVVVIEDEGTVRDVLRFHLERAGLTVTALPSTAGGLEALEGADALVLDWMLPGESGLGFLRRVRTDAELRRMPVLMLTARAAEAERVEGLESGADDYLTKPFSAAELVARVRALLRRSQPEVPAVLANGPLSVDMGAAEARVGGERLNLTRREFDLLAFLAQNVGRVYSRTELLDRVWGADFLGGERTVDQHVTQLRAHLGDDPGRPGFLETVRGKGYRMRPWAASA; via the coding sequence ATGAGCCACGTGGTTGTCATAGAGGACGAGGGCACGGTGCGCGATGTCCTGCGGTTCCACCTGGAACGCGCGGGGCTCACGGTCACGGCGCTGCCGTCCACGGCGGGGGGCCTGGAGGCGCTGGAGGGCGCGGACGCGCTGGTGCTCGACTGGATGCTGCCCGGCGAGAGCGGGCTGGGCTTCCTGCGCCGCGTGCGCACCGACGCGGAGCTGCGGCGCATGCCGGTGCTGATGCTCACGGCGCGGGCCGCCGAGGCCGAGCGGGTCGAGGGCCTGGAATCCGGCGCGGACGACTACCTGACCAAGCCCTTCAGCGCGGCGGAGCTGGTGGCGCGGGTGCGGGCGCTGCTGAGGCGCTCGCAGCCGGAGGTGCCGGCGGTGCTGGCGAACGGGCCCCTGAGCGTGGACATGGGCGCGGCCGAGGCCCGCGTGGGCGGCGAGCGCCTGAACCTGACGCGGCGCGAATTCGACCTGCTGGCGTTCCTGGCACAGAACGTGGGGCGGGTGTACTCGCGCACGGAACTGCTGGACAGGGTCTGGGGCGCGGACTTCCTGGGCGGCGAGCGCACCGTGGATCAGCACGTCACGCAGCTGCGGGCACACCTGGGCGACGATCCGGGGCGACCGGGCTTTCTGGAGACCGTGCGCGGCAAGGGCTACCGGATGCGCCCATGGGCGGCCTCGGCGTGA
- the metK gene encoding methionine adenosyltransferase, which yields MRKYYTSESVSEGHPDKLADFISDSVLDEFLRQEPGSRVAVETLLTTGMAVVAGEVTAQHAHVDVQRTVREAVMKVGYTRANYGFDAEYSAVLVSIHEQSPEIAGGVSSSEEWRAMSAEERARPENAHSEVGAGDQGLMFGYATDETPELMPLPISLAHKLTRQLADLRKAGTLPYLRPDAKAQVTVVRDGEPHEATETAVDTIVISTQHADDVSQEQIRADMIEHVIRPVIPAQYLTPETKYFINPSGRFVIGGPHGDTGLTGRKIIVDTYGGAVPHGGGAFSGKDPTKVDRSAAYYARYIAKNLVAAGLARRALVEIAYAIGRASPVSLRVDTYGTGTVSDETLAQLVAAHFDARPQAIIAQLDLRRPIYAQTAAYGHFGRSEFPWEQTDRAEALSAAARD from the coding sequence ATGCGGAAGTACTACACGTCGGAATCCGTCTCGGAAGGCCACCCGGACAAACTCGCGGACTTCATCTCGGACTCGGTGCTCGACGAGTTCCTGCGCCAGGAGCCGGGCAGCCGCGTGGCGGTCGAGACGCTGCTGACCACCGGCATGGCGGTCGTGGCGGGCGAGGTCACGGCCCAGCACGCGCACGTGGACGTGCAGAGAACCGTGCGGGAGGCGGTCATGAAGGTCGGCTACACCCGCGCCAACTACGGCTTCGATGCCGAGTACAGCGCCGTGCTGGTCAGCATCCATGAGCAGAGCCCGGAGATCGCGGGCGGCGTGAGCAGCAGCGAGGAATGGCGGGCCATGAGCGCCGAGGAGCGGGCCCGCCCCGAGAACGCGCATTCCGAGGTCGGGGCCGGCGACCAGGGCCTGATGTTCGGCTACGCGACCGACGAGACGCCCGAGCTGATGCCGCTGCCGATCTCGCTGGCGCACAAACTCACGCGGCAGCTGGCAGACCTGCGCAAGGCGGGCACCCTGCCGTACCTGCGCCCCGACGCCAAGGCCCAGGTGACCGTGGTGCGCGACGGCGAGCCGCACGAGGCCACCGAGACGGCGGTGGACACCATCGTGATCAGCACGCAGCACGCCGACGACGTGTCGCAGGAACAGATCCGGGCCGACATGATCGAGCACGTGATCCGCCCCGTGATCCCGGCGCAGTACCTGACGCCCGAGACCAAGTACTTCATCAACCCCAGCGGGCGCTTCGTCATCGGTGGGCCGCACGGCGACACTGGGCTGACCGGCCGTAAGATCATCGTGGACACCTACGGCGGCGCGGTGCCGCACGGGGGCGGGGCGTTCTCGGGCAAGGATCCGACGAAGGTGGACCGCAGCGCCGCGTACTACGCCCGCTACATCGCCAAGAATCTGGTCGCGGCCGGGCTGGCCCGCCGCGCCCTGGTCGAGATCGCGTACGCCATCGGCCGCGCCAGCCCGGTCAGCCTGCGGGTGGACACCTACGGCACCGGCACGGTCAGCGACGAGACGTTGGCCCAGCTCGTCGCCGCGCACTTCGACGCCCGGCCCCAGGCGATCATCGCGCAGCTCGATCTGCGCCGCCCCATCTACGCGCAGACCGCTGCATACGGGCACTTCGGCCGCAGCGAGTTCCCGTGGGAACAGACGGACCGGGCCGAGGCCCTGAGCGCAGCCGCGCGGGACTGA